One Burkholderia sp. 9120 DNA window includes the following coding sequences:
- a CDS encoding phospholipase D family protein — MLCFATAFLTACATKPPATAFDRQVTHALPVTETTPLHTALAPLEAAHPNESGFRVLSSGTDALQMRIALARAATKTLDMQYYIANEDTTGKLLLGAALYAADHGVRVRMLVDDLNFKDIDQVMAGLNSHDNIEIRVFNPFGSAQQGVFERTTNLFTQIGHFTRRMHNKAMIADNQLAIVGGRNLGDEYFSASETLQFRDLDVLAAGPITADVSASFDDYWNSSIAYPLRALNHQKFDAKELDETRDDLRQHWRENADPYNAKPLNATPLATQIANDQLGLTWAPAEFKADLPEKIVHPSPDYVSPPMQRLTELMHDAQKDFLIISPYFVPHESGVEAAGVLTHRGVRIAVLTNSLAATDAVAVQAGYSPFRVPLLQQGVELYEFKPQQKTPRAGIAGSRSRASLHAKTYVIDHKILVIGSMNLDPRSANLNTELALVIHSAPLAEQVAQIFERAIAPEVSYRVTLADSAQLAYLRSIGAPLSPLVWTDVENGTRRTYIFDPQAGLYRNALTGLFSLLPVNAEL, encoded by the coding sequence CTGCTGTGCTTCGCAACGGCATTCCTGACCGCTTGCGCCACCAAGCCTCCCGCCACCGCGTTCGACCGTCAGGTCACTCACGCGCTCCCCGTCACCGAAACCACACCGCTGCATACCGCGCTTGCGCCGCTCGAAGCCGCGCATCCGAACGAGTCCGGTTTTCGCGTGCTGTCGAGCGGCACCGACGCATTGCAGATGCGCATCGCACTCGCGCGCGCGGCGACGAAAACGCTCGACATGCAGTACTACATCGCCAACGAGGACACCACCGGCAAGCTGTTGCTCGGCGCCGCACTGTACGCGGCGGACCATGGCGTGCGCGTGCGCATGCTGGTCGACGATCTGAACTTCAAGGACATCGATCAGGTCATGGCGGGTTTGAACTCGCACGACAACATCGAGATTCGCGTGTTCAATCCGTTCGGCAGCGCGCAGCAAGGCGTGTTCGAACGCACAACGAACCTGTTCACGCAGATCGGCCACTTCACGCGCCGCATGCATAACAAGGCGATGATCGCGGACAACCAGCTGGCGATCGTCGGCGGCCGCAATCTCGGCGACGAATACTTCAGCGCCAGCGAAACGCTGCAATTCCGCGATCTCGACGTGCTCGCCGCGGGCCCGATCACCGCCGACGTCTCCGCCAGTTTCGACGACTACTGGAACAGCAGCATTGCCTATCCGCTGCGCGCGCTGAACCATCAGAAGTTCGACGCGAAAGAACTCGACGAGACGCGCGACGACTTGCGTCAGCACTGGCGCGAGAACGCCGATCCGTACAACGCGAAGCCGCTGAACGCAACGCCGCTCGCCACGCAAATCGCCAACGACCAGCTCGGTCTGACGTGGGCGCCGGCCGAATTCAAGGCGGATTTGCCGGAGAAAATCGTGCACCCGTCGCCGGACTATGTGAGCCCGCCGATGCAACGCCTCACCGAACTGATGCACGACGCGCAGAAAGATTTTCTGATCATTTCGCCGTACTTCGTGCCGCACGAATCCGGCGTCGAGGCGGCGGGCGTGCTGACGCATCGCGGCGTGCGGATCGCCGTGCTGACGAACTCGCTAGCCGCCACCGACGCGGTCGCCGTGCAAGCCGGCTACAGTCCGTTTCGCGTGCCGCTGCTGCAGCAAGGCGTCGAACTGTACGAATTCAAACCGCAGCAGAAAACGCCGCGCGCGGGGATTGCCGGGTCGCGTTCGCGCGCCAGCCTGCATGCCAAAACCTACGTGATCGATCACAAGATTCTGGTGATCGGCTCGATGAATCTCGACCCGCGGTCGGCCAATCTGAACACCGAACTGGCGCTGGTGATTCATAGCGCGCCGCTCGCCGAACAGGTCGCGCAAATCTTCGAGCGCGCCATCGCGCCCGAGGTCAGTTACCGCGTGACGCTGGCCGATAGCGCGCAGCTCGCGTATCTGCGTTCGATCGGCGCGCCGCTGTCGCCGCTGGTGTGGACCGATGTCGAAAACGGCACACGCCGCACCTACATTTTCGATCCGCAAGCGGGTTTGTACCGGAACGCGCTAACGGGTCTATTCTCCCTATTGCCTGTCAACGCAGAACTTTGA
- the fumC gene encoding class II fumarate hydratase, producing the protein MTEDVRMERDTFGEIAVPNARLWGAQTQRSLQNFRISTEKQSLELINALAVIKRAAAEVNQGLGVLDESNAKAIIAAADEIIAGKHPDEFPLAVWQTGSGTQTNMNLNEVIANRASELLGGERGEARKVHPNDDVNRGQSSNDVFPTAMHVAAADAIVKHLLPALKTLRDTLDGKAKAFVDIVKIGRTHLQDATPLTLGQEFSGYVAQLDHGIRHVEATLPHLYELAQGGTAVGTGLNAHPQFADKVAAAIGKQTGLPFVSAPNKFEVMAAADALVFAHGALKTVAASLNKIANDVRWLSSGPRCGLGELSIPENEPGSSIMPGKVNPTQSEALTMLCAQVFGNDVAVNIGGASGNFELNVFRPMIAHNVLQSVRLLADGAHSFNDNCAVGIEPNRERIDTLLNESLMLVTALNPHIGYDKAARIAKQAHKEGTTLKASALALGYVTEQQFDEWVKPKEMVGHSAG; encoded by the coding sequence ATGACTGAAGACGTACGAATGGAGCGTGACACGTTCGGTGAAATCGCCGTGCCGAACGCGCGTCTGTGGGGCGCGCAAACGCAGCGCTCGCTGCAGAATTTCCGCATTTCGACCGAGAAACAGTCGCTTGAACTGATCAATGCGCTGGCCGTCATCAAGCGCGCCGCCGCCGAGGTCAACCAGGGTCTCGGCGTGCTCGACGAAAGCAACGCCAAAGCCATCATCGCGGCCGCCGACGAGATCATCGCGGGCAAGCATCCCGACGAATTTCCGCTCGCCGTCTGGCAGACCGGCTCGGGCACGCAGACCAATATGAACCTCAACGAGGTGATCGCGAATCGCGCCAGCGAACTGCTCGGCGGCGAGCGCGGCGAAGCGCGCAAAGTGCATCCGAACGACGACGTGAATCGCGGCCAGTCGTCCAACGACGTATTCCCGACGGCCATGCATGTGGCCGCTGCCGACGCGATCGTCAAGCATCTGCTACCGGCGCTGAAGACGCTGCGCGATACGCTTGACGGCAAGGCGAAAGCGTTCGTCGATATCGTGAAGATTGGCCGCACGCACTTGCAGGACGCAACGCCGCTCACGCTCGGCCAGGAGTTTTCGGGTTACGTCGCGCAACTGGATCACGGCATTCGTCACGTGGAAGCGACGCTGCCGCATCTGTACGAACTTGCACAGGGCGGCACCGCGGTCGGCACCGGCTTGAACGCGCATCCGCAGTTCGCGGATAAGGTCGCGGCCGCGATCGGCAAGCAGACCGGCTTGCCATTCGTGTCGGCGCCGAACAAGTTCGAAGTGATGGCCGCGGCCGACGCGCTGGTGTTCGCGCACGGCGCGTTGAAAACCGTCGCGGCGAGTCTGAACAAGATCGCCAACGACGTGCGCTGGCTCTCGAGCGGCCCGCGTTGCGGCCTCGGCGAACTCTCGATTCCGGAGAACGAACCGGGCAGTTCGATCATGCCGGGCAAGGTCAATCCGACCCAGTCCGAAGCCCTGACGATGCTGTGTGCGCAGGTGTTCGGCAACGACGTCGCGGTGAATATCGGCGGCGCGAGCGGCAACTTCGAGCTGAACGTGTTCCGGCCGATGATCGCGCACAACGTACTGCAATCGGTGCGACTGCTGGCCGACGGCGCACATAGCTTCAACGACAACTGCGCGGTCGGCATCGAGCCGAATCGCGAGCGTATCGACACGTTGCTGAATGAATCGCTGATGCTGGTGACGGCGCTCAATCCGCACATCGGCTACGACAAGGCCGCCAGGATCGCGAAGCAAGCGCATAAGGAAGGCACCACGCTGAAGGCGTCGGCGCTTGCGCTCGGCTATGTGACCGAGCAGCAGTTCGATGAGTGGGTGAAGCCGAAGGAGATGGTGGGGCATTCGGCCGGTTGA
- a CDS encoding acyl-CoA thioesterase: MSTPPAAPFDRSETTFRFLAEPSSVNFGGKVHGGALMKWIDETAYACSAVWSGRYCVTVSVGNIRFRRPILVGNLVELRARVVATGRTSMHIHVSVQAGDPKGGELMQTTDCLVVMVAVNENGHPVPVPAFVPETDEQKRLAKYAIDVKEALDAIVELKPEEVAQGKV; encoded by the coding sequence ATGAGCACCCCTCCCGCAGCCCCGTTTGACCGTTCCGAAACCACTTTCCGCTTTCTCGCCGAACCCAGTTCGGTCAACTTCGGCGGCAAGGTGCACGGCGGCGCGCTGATGAAGTGGATCGACGAGACCGCGTACGCGTGCTCGGCGGTGTGGTCGGGCCGCTACTGCGTGACGGTCAGCGTGGGCAATATCCGTTTCCGTCGGCCGATTCTGGTCGGCAACCTCGTCGAATTGCGCGCGCGGGTCGTAGCGACGGGCCGCACCAGCATGCACATTCACGTGTCCGTGCAGGCCGGCGACCCGAAGGGCGGCGAGCTGATGCAAACCACCGACTGCCTGGTCGTGATGGTCGCCGTCAACGAGAACGGTCATCCGGTGCCGGTGCCGGCCTTCGTGCCGGAGACGGACGAGCAGAAGCGCCTCGCGAAGTACGCGATCGACGTGAAGGAAGCGCTCGACGCGATCGTCGAGCTGAAGCCGGAAGAAGTGGCGCAGGGGAAGGTTTAA
- a CDS encoding helix-turn-helix transcriptional regulator: MTLKLADEQNHFPGLSRIGSLLADPGRAAMLWALMDGSARPAGELTIIAGLSPSAASAHLARLTDGGLLALEVRGRHRYFRIASPDIAASIEALANVAQISAPQRSVPRPVRTVPLDMRYARTCYDHMAGGLSVRVLERLVQRGLLTLDGTSLEATEDGASRFAEWGIDLSAQKSRRRRFACTCPDWSERRPHLGGALGAALLDSWSAHGWVERTERPRILRITPAGQQHFDAFLAA; the protein is encoded by the coding sequence ATGACGCTCAAGCTCGCCGACGAACAGAACCATTTCCCCGGCTTGAGCCGGATCGGCTCGCTGCTTGCCGATCCCGGCCGCGCCGCGATGCTGTGGGCACTGATGGACGGCAGCGCCCGCCCCGCCGGCGAACTGACGATCATCGCCGGGCTCTCGCCGTCGGCGGCGAGCGCGCATCTCGCCCGCCTGACCGACGGCGGGCTGCTCGCGCTCGAGGTGCGCGGCCGGCATCGCTACTTCCGGATCGCGTCGCCGGATATCGCCGCCTCTATCGAAGCGCTCGCCAACGTCGCGCAAATTAGCGCGCCGCAGCGGTCCGTGCCGCGTCCGGTGCGCACCGTGCCGCTCGACATGCGCTACGCCCGCACCTGCTACGACCATATGGCGGGCGGGCTTTCCGTGCGCGTGCTGGAGCGGCTGGTCCAGCGCGGGCTGCTGACGCTGGACGGCACCTCGCTGGAAGCGACCGAAGACGGCGCCAGCCGCTTCGCCGAATGGGGCATCGACCTGTCGGCGCAGAAAAGCCGTCGGCGCCGCTTTGCCTGCACCTGCCCCGACTGGAGCGAACGGCGGCCGCATCTGGGCGGCGCGCTCGGCGCCGCGTTGCTCGACTCGTGGTCCGCGCACGGTTGGGTCGAGCGGACCGAGCGGCCGCGTATCCTGCGTATCACGCCGGCGGGTCAGCAACATTTCGATGCGTTTCTGGCGGCCTGA
- a CDS encoding DUF6600 domain-containing protein — MRTLTKDQHSNRRITGYTLIAAAAFLFAAQAGIAQEVQPAPQVASTQNTDPPGRVARLNYMAGTVTTEPAGATDWSYAQVNRPLTTGDQLWNDQNSRSELHIGSTAVRLDQSTSLDILNLDDNSAQLKVAQGTLSTRVRELAPGSSYEIDTPNLALGLNGPGDYRVDVAPDGSSTSVTVRSGSATVYGDSGQVQISPGQQVRFGGTNLQQVADNGVPGLDGFDQWAAARDAAEDRSVSARYVSRDVPGYEDLDANGTWRSSPQYGEVWVPRATPVGWAPYHEGHWVWQAPWGWTWVDDAPWGFAPYHYGRWAQVDDAWAWVPGPIVVSAPPVYAPALVAFVGGGGGGGINWGVSLAIGGAVAAGVAWFPLGPGEPWHPQWGGGHDHWSPGYYNRVNQTTIVNNYNHNVTNVNVTNIHNTYINYRAPGAVTAVPATAFVHGQPVARFAQKVDPRQWRNAQINPGGVGIAPVKESFGPGLRNANYRPPAGVAARPVVATRSAAMPAAYHDTLAQRFAQSGGRVPGAGQPIVRTSVPAHMAGGPGALPVQNVRVVQSHMPGRTPGAAPGAPGAPGGMQQAGQRPGAMPGAAPGQPQRGEQAQARPGTPQPMANERQQPGEAGHPVNGVPRPPQANGGNPQANAQQHGMPQQAGQQPGANERHEPAWTQPHTPMAQQAQQHGGPQEPARQAEARPQQPQQAERQPEAPRDVQHEAQRPQEAHPQPMPQAQQQPREESHPQPAQQAQQPRQEARPEQMQQPRPEPRPQQVQQPRQEPRPQQVQQPRPEPRPQPAQQPHPEPHPQQAQRPEPHPQQHEEQHSAGGNHDEHHKS, encoded by the coding sequence ATGAGAACACTCACCAAAGATCAACACTCAAACCGCCGCATTACGGGCTACACCCTTATCGCGGCCGCCGCGTTCCTGTTCGCCGCCCAAGCCGGCATCGCGCAGGAAGTGCAGCCCGCTCCCCAGGTCGCCTCGACGCAGAACACCGATCCGCCGGGACGCGTTGCGCGTCTGAACTACATGGCCGGCACGGTAACCACCGAACCGGCCGGCGCGACCGACTGGTCGTACGCGCAGGTCAACCGCCCGCTCACCACCGGCGATCAGCTCTGGAACGATCAGAATTCGCGCTCGGAGCTGCACATCGGCTCGACCGCGGTGCGCCTCGATCAGTCCACCAGCCTCGACATCCTGAATCTCGACGACAACAGCGCGCAGCTCAAAGTCGCGCAAGGCACCTTGTCGACGCGGGTGCGCGAACTGGCGCCGGGGTCATCGTATGAAATCGACACGCCGAATCTTGCGCTTGGGCTGAACGGCCCCGGCGACTATCGCGTCGACGTCGCGCCGGACGGCAGCAGCACCAGCGTGACCGTGCGCAGCGGCAGCGCGACCGTGTACGGCGACAGCGGGCAGGTGCAAATCTCGCCGGGCCAGCAGGTCCGCTTCGGCGGCACCAACCTGCAACAGGTCGCCGACAACGGCGTGCCGGGCCTCGACGGCTTCGACCAATGGGCCGCCGCGCGCGATGCCGCCGAAGACCGCTCGGTGTCGGCGCGCTACGTGTCGCGCGACGTGCCCGGTTACGAAGACCTCGACGCCAACGGCACATGGCGCAGCAGCCCGCAATACGGCGAGGTGTGGGTGCCGCGCGCCACGCCGGTCGGCTGGGCGCCGTATCACGAAGGCCATTGGGTCTGGCAGGCGCCGTGGGGCTGGACGTGGGTCGACGACGCACCGTGGGGCTTCGCGCCCTACCACTACGGCCGCTGGGCCCAGGTCGACGACGCGTGGGCGTGGGTGCCGGGTCCGATCGTGGTCAGCGCGCCGCCGGTCTACGCGCCGGCGCTGGTCGCCTTCGTGGGCGGCGGCGGTGGCGGCGGCATCAACTGGGGCGTGAGTCTGGCGATCGGCGGCGCGGTGGCAGCGGGCGTCGCGTGGTTCCCGCTCGGCCCCGGCGAGCCGTGGCATCCGCAGTGGGGTGGCGGTCACGATCACTGGAGCCCGGGTTACTACAACCGCGTCAACCAGACGACGATCGTCAACAACTACAACCACAACGTGACGAATGTGAATGTGACCAACATTCACAACACGTACATCAACTATCGCGCGCCGGGTGCTGTTACCGCAGTGCCGGCGACGGCCTTCGTGCACGGTCAGCCGGTCGCGCGCTTCGCGCAGAAGGTCGATCCGCGGCAATGGCGCAACGCGCAGATCAACCCGGGCGGTGTGGGTATCGCGCCGGTCAAGGAAAGCTTCGGGCCGGGTCTGCGCAACGCGAATTACCGGCCGCCGGCGGGTGTCGCGGCGCGTCCGGTGGTGGCCACGCGCAGTGCGGCCATGCCGGCCGCCTATCACGACACCCTCGCTCAGCGTTTCGCGCAAAGCGGTGGACGGGTGCCGGGCGCGGGTCAGCCGATCGTGCGGACTTCGGTGCCGGCGCATATGGCGGGCGGTCCGGGCGCGTTGCCGGTGCAGAACGTGCGGGTCGTGCAGTCGCATATGCCGGGACGCACGCCGGGGGCGGCGCCGGGCGCGCCTGGTGCGCCGGGTGGGATGCAGCAGGCAGGACAGCGTCCGGGTGCCATGCCCGGCGCGGCGCCCGGCCAGCCGCAACGTGGCGAACAGGCGCAGGCTCGTCCGGGCACGCCGCAGCCGATGGCCAACGAACGCCAGCAGCCCGGCGAAGCGGGACATCCGGTGAATGGCGTGCCGCGTCCGCCGCAAGCGAACGGCGGCAACCCGCAGGCCAACGCGCAGCAGCACGGCATGCCGCAGCAAGCTGGTCAGCAGCCGGGCGCGAACGAGCGCCACGAGCCGGCATGGACGCAGCCGCATACGCCGATGGCCCAGCAGGCGCAACAGCATGGCGGCCCGCAGGAACCGGCGCGGCAGGCGGAAGCTCGTCCGCAGCAGCCGCAGCAGGCTGAGCGTCAGCCGGAAGCGCCGCGTGACGTGCAACATGAAGCGCAACGGCCGCAAGAGGCCCATCCGCAACCGATGCCGCAGGCGCAACAACAGCCGCGTGAAGAATCTCATCCGCAGCCGGCGCAGCAGGCGCAGCAGCCGCGTCAGGAGGCACGTCCGGAACAGATGCAGCAGCCTCGCCCGGAGCCGCGTCCTCAGCAGGTTCAGCAGCCCCGTCAGGAACCGCGTCCGCAACAGGTGCAACAGCCTCGTCCGGAGCCGCGTCCGCAACCGGCACAGCAGCCGCACCCGGAACCGCATCCGCAGCAGGCGCAGCGTCCCGAGCCGCATCCGCAGCAACACGAGGAGCAACACTCAGCCGGCGGCAACCACGACGAGCATCACAAGAGCTAA
- a CDS encoding Fic family protein has translation MPTTNEKLAASLSVLKQIQDRGVSVFQASALPELTRVHRERLVRANFLKAVIPGWYMANNPADDAGDSTLWYASMEAFVSAYANARFGSEWEVNPEFSLLRHSGYTSIGTQIVIHAANANNQLLQLPHGCSVFLYQVKRRASTARRIPSASGLLLIPVSEALVRVGASFFEKQPLAAQIAMRQVDLTDLISALLAGGHSVIGGRMAGALRAVGRDDDASQLVATLKAADYVVSESNPFEQSLVAISGRRNESPYVQRIQAMWAAMRNAVVDRFADIPQQAPRDVDALIDDISARYVADAYHSLSIEGYRVNALLIEKVRNGNWSPLTHPEDKETQEAMAAKGYADTHKRIRDLIRQVVTASDNPAEALRRDFFQWYVTLFSPSVAAGILKPADLAGYRSSQVFIRNALHVPLGPEAVRDCMPALFDLLVAEEHPGVRAVLGHFIFVFIHPYMDGNGRLSRFLMNCMLTTGGYPWTIVTVQSRRLYLAALEQASTYGNIVPFADLIGGLVASQAAQPLERITQRPESGEWTAPPGATGL, from the coding sequence ATGCCGACCACCAACGAAAAACTCGCAGCCTCGCTGTCGGTGTTGAAGCAGATCCAGGACCGCGGCGTGAGCGTTTTTCAGGCCAGTGCACTGCCCGAGCTAACCCGTGTCCATCGGGAAAGGCTGGTGCGGGCCAATTTCCTGAAAGCCGTCATCCCGGGATGGTATATGGCCAACAATCCCGCCGATGACGCGGGTGACTCGACCCTCTGGTACGCGAGCATGGAGGCGTTCGTGTCAGCCTATGCGAATGCCCGCTTCGGCAGCGAATGGGAGGTCAATCCAGAGTTTTCATTGCTTCGGCATAGCGGCTATACCAGCATCGGCACGCAGATCGTGATTCATGCGGCGAACGCGAACAATCAGCTTTTGCAGCTTCCCCACGGCTGCTCGGTTTTTCTTTATCAGGTGAAGCGTCGAGCGTCGACGGCGCGCCGGATACCGAGCGCAAGCGGCCTTCTTCTGATTCCTGTATCAGAGGCACTGGTTCGGGTGGGCGCGTCGTTCTTCGAAAAGCAGCCGCTTGCTGCGCAGATTGCAATGCGTCAGGTCGATCTGACGGACCTTATTTCCGCGCTGCTTGCCGGCGGCCATAGTGTGATTGGCGGACGGATGGCGGGCGCGCTGAGAGCGGTAGGGCGTGACGACGATGCCAGTCAACTCGTCGCCACCTTGAAGGCGGCGGACTACGTCGTCAGCGAGAGCAATCCGTTCGAGCAGTCTTTGGTGGCGATCTCGGGGCGGCGCAACGAGTCGCCGTACGTGCAACGCATACAGGCAATGTGGGCTGCCATGCGAAACGCGGTAGTTGACCGCTTTGCCGACATACCCCAGCAAGCTCCTCGCGACGTGGACGCTTTGATCGACGATATTTCCGCACGTTACGTGGCGGATGCGTATCACTCGCTGTCCATCGAGGGGTATCGGGTGAATGCCTTGCTCATCGAGAAAGTGCGTAACGGCAACTGGAGTCCGCTGACCCATCCGGAGGACAAAGAGACTCAGGAAGCCATGGCAGCCAAAGGCTATGCGGACACTCACAAACGTATTCGCGATCTGATCCGACAGGTCGTGACCGCTTCCGACAACCCGGCCGAGGCGCTGAGGCGTGATTTCTTCCAATGGTATGTGACGCTGTTTTCGCCCAGTGTTGCTGCCGGCATTCTCAAGCCGGCCGATCTTGCCGGATACCGCAGCAGCCAGGTATTCATTCGGAATGCGTTGCATGTGCCGCTCGGACCTGAAGCCGTGAGGGACTGCATGCCTGCGTTATTCGATCTGCTGGTCGCCGAAGAACATCCGGGCGTGCGCGCGGTGCTGGGTCATTTCATTTTTGTTTTTATCCATCCGTACATGGACGGAAACGGCCGGCTTAGCCGATTCCTGATGAACTGCATGCTGACGACCGGCGGGTATCCGTGGACGATCGTGACGGTCCAGTCGCGCAGACTTTATCTGGCCGCGCTTGAGCAGGCGAGCACTTACGGAAATATCGTCCCTTTTGCCGACCTGATTGGCGGACTTGTGGCGTCTCAGGCGGCACAGCCGCTGGAGCGTATTACCCAACGTCCGGAGTCGGGCGAGTGGACTGCACCACCGGGCGCCACTGGACTGTGA
- a CDS encoding thymidylate synthase, which produces MKQYLDLVRTILDTGTWQENRTGIRTISMPGAMLRFDLQQGFPAVTTKKLAFKSAVGELVGFLRASRSAADFRDLGCKVWDANANQNPQWLANPYREGPDDLGDVYGVQWRQWPAYKVLDAGASAQLADAQSRGFQVVTEFDENGSPKVLLYKAIDQLRQCLDTIMQNPADRRILFHAWNPAVLDQIALPACHLLYQFLPNVARREISLCLYIRSNDVGLGTPFNLTEGAALLHLVGRLTGYTPRWFTYFIGDAHIYENQLDMLQQQLTREPYESPAFAISDRVPDYAKTGVYEPEWLEKIEPSDFSLVGYRHHEPLTAPMAV; this is translated from the coding sequence ATGAAACAGTATCTGGACCTCGTCCGCACGATTCTCGACACCGGCACATGGCAGGAGAACCGTACCGGCATCCGCACCATCAGCATGCCGGGCGCGATGTTGCGCTTCGACCTCCAGCAAGGTTTTCCCGCTGTCACCACGAAAAAGCTGGCGTTCAAGTCGGCGGTCGGCGAACTGGTTGGATTTTTGCGCGCGTCGCGTAGCGCCGCGGATTTTCGCGACCTCGGCTGCAAGGTATGGGACGCGAACGCGAACCAGAATCCGCAGTGGCTGGCCAATCCGTATCGCGAAGGGCCGGACGATCTCGGCGACGTGTACGGCGTGCAGTGGCGCCAGTGGCCGGCCTACAAGGTGCTCGACGCGGGCGCGAGCGCGCAGTTGGCCGACGCGCAGTCGCGTGGCTTCCAGGTGGTGACCGAATTCGACGAGAACGGCAGCCCCAAAGTGCTGCTCTACAAGGCGATCGACCAGTTGCGGCAATGTCTGGACACGATCATGCAGAATCCCGCCGACCGGCGAATTCTGTTTCATGCATGGAACCCCGCTGTGCTGGATCAGATTGCGTTGCCGGCTTGCCATCTGCTGTATCAGTTCCTGCCGAACGTCGCGCGGCGCGAAATTTCGCTGTGTCTGTACATTCGCAGTAACGACGTTGGGCTCGGCACGCCGTTCAATCTGACCGAAGGCGCGGCGTTGCTGCATCTGGTGGGCCGCTTGACGGGCTATACGCCGCGCTGGTTCACGTACTTTATCGGCGACGCGCACATCTACGAGAACCAGCTCGATATGTTGCAGCAGCAGTTGACGCGTGAGCCGTATGAGAGCCCGGCGTTCGCGATTTCGGACCGGGTGCCGGACTACGCGAAGACCGGCGTGTATGAACCGGAGTGGCTGGAGAAGATCGAGCCGTCGGACTTTTCGCTGGTGGGTTACCGGCATCACGAGCCGTTGACCGCGCCGATGGCGGTCTGA
- a CDS encoding C39 family peptidase: MSGFKGFPALRFAVALASCTLCVDQTYAQASIDTSTFAGVPLTKTVRSMKDIRYSHIVNQQFDYSCGAAALATLLKFGYGIDIPETELIRRMMVFSTPEVVVKNGFSMLDMKKFVETIGMRGRGFRVTVDALQHLQIPVMVLMNIDGYEHFVIVKHAEQGRIFIADPALGNRIVMQEDFAKTWNGLVFAVLGKPFREDSPLLQDNESLALKLRANALANGTAATPFVEYGLIKADLF, translated from the coding sequence ATGTCCGGGTTCAAGGGGTTCCCGGCGCTACGCTTCGCCGTAGCGTTGGCAAGCTGCACGCTGTGCGTGGACCAGACTTACGCGCAGGCGAGCATCGACACGTCCACCTTCGCGGGCGTGCCGTTGACGAAGACGGTTCGTTCGATGAAGGACATCCGTTACAGCCACATCGTCAATCAGCAGTTCGACTACAGCTGCGGTGCGGCAGCGCTTGCGACCCTCCTCAAATTCGGCTACGGCATCGACATTCCGGAGACCGAACTGATCCGCCGGATGATGGTGTTCTCCACGCCCGAAGTGGTGGTCAAGAATGGCTTCTCGATGCTCGACATGAAGAAGTTCGTCGAGACCATCGGCATGCGCGGCCGCGGCTTCCGGGTCACCGTCGACGCACTCCAGCATTTACAGATTCCCGTGATGGTGTTGATGAACATCGACGGGTACGAACACTTCGTGATCGTCAAGCACGCCGAGCAAGGCCGCATCTTCATTGCGGATCCGGCGCTGGGCAATCGCATCGTGATGCAGGAGGACTTCGCGAAGACCTGGAACGGTCTCGTCTTCGCGGTCCTCGGCAAACCCTTCAGGGAGGATTCACCGCTCTTGCAGGACAACGAGTCGCTTGCGCTGAAGCTGCGCGCCAACGCGCTGGCTAACGGCACCGCGGCGACTCCCTTTGTCGAGTACGGCTTGATCAAGGCAGACCTGTTCTGA